The following coding sequences lie in one Methanothermobacter sp. MT-2 genomic window:
- a CDS encoding hydrogenase maturation factor HypA encodes MHELSMADAIIKTVIDAAQKNDAIEVLEVTIEIGELTLLNPEQIKFILEVLSEDTILEGAKFNIEIIPAEIECSCGYKGKISADDELDHYNPLILCPSCGKGDFKIIDGRECNIKNIKIEKED; translated from the coding sequence TTGCACGAACTTTCCATGGCTGATGCCATAATAAAAACAGTTATTGACGCTGCCCAAAAGAATGATGCTATAGAAGTTTTAGAAGTTACAATAGAGATCGGAGAATTAACCCTCCTTAACCCAGAGCAGATAAAATTCATATTAGAAGTTTTAAGTGAAGACACTATATTAGAGGGGGCGAAATTCAACATTGAAATAATACCCGCCGAGATAGAATGTTCCTGCGGATATAAGGGGAAGATAAGTGCCGATGATGAGTTAGACCATTATAATCCACTTATCCTATGTCCATCATGTGGCAAGGGCGATTTTAAGATAATCGACGGGAGAGAATGCAACATCAAAAACATAAAAATTGAAAAGGAGGATTAA
- a CDS encoding hydrogenase maturation factor HypB yields the protein MHKIAEVEIQNDILIANKKLAKRNQRLLDKAGVFAIDFLGAVGSGKTTLIEKLIERMDFSIGVIAGDIISKFDAERFKRYNIPVVGLNTGKECHLDAHLVEHGLEDLPLDKIDLLFIENVGNLICPVDFDLGSHMRIVIISATEGDDTVQKHPLIFKEADLVVINKTDLADAVGADVDKMVDDVSKINPNVKVIKTSLKNNEGIEDVIEAILEAI from the coding sequence ATGCACAAGATCGCAGAGGTGGAAATACAAAACGATATACTGATAGCTAACAAAAAACTTGCCAAAAGAAACCAGAGACTCCTAGACAAGGCAGGTGTATTCGCAATAGACTTCCTAGGAGCTGTGGGCTCAGGCAAAACCACCCTAATAGAGAAGCTCATAGAAAGGATGGACTTCTCAATAGGTGTGATAGCAGGTGACATTATAAGCAAATTTGACGCTGAAAGATTTAAACGCTATAACATCCCAGTAGTAGGTCTTAACACAGGCAAAGAATGCCACCTTGACGCCCACCTAGTAGAACATGGCCTCGAGGACCTTCCACTTGACAAGATAGACCTACTGTTCATAGAAAATGTAGGAAACCTCATATGTCCAGTTGACTTCGACCTTGGTTCACATATGAGGATAGTCATTATAAGCGCAACAGAAGGCGATGACACCGTACAGAAACATCCACTAATCTTTAAAGAAGCAGACCTCGTAGTCATAAACAAGACAGACCTTGCAGATGCAGTCGGGGCCGACGTGGATAAAATGGTAGATGATGTGTCAAAGATAAACCCCAATGTAAAGGTTATAAAAACCAGCCTAAAAAATAATGAGGGCATCGAGGATGTGATAGAAGCCATCCTTGAGGCCATCTAA